One genomic window of Ciona intestinalis chromosome 7, KH, whole genome shotgun sequence includes the following:
- the LOC101243223 gene encoding leucine-rich repeat serine/threonine-protein kinase 2 isoform X1: protein MDEVLRILHNPNEVQEIVTACNAAISIIQDTAKRLKNPSRKNSKRFDEHQTANCFMVVFLSNFSNQPIIISITDAFVQLVNAFPKLKSKIGEKGLFFNLMELSQQNQSQPDNSFLLCALQLAVALTEGCTSNLKYCMEAGIISLVPLTFQTSSSSKNEVNLCIQLLAILLTEPNDSIQEDDIDKYRNIWLNQICHDKVDGNPISGCILDAMNRFLLDGVELQLNGIRVLMEFVNLDGSMEQLRDHGTLDTTLHACCQYEDDVSMLEHGFQLMRILMLCVTETEIEPRLETMFHLISSTLEKHLNSSSVMEQLVLVLMHCLNISLPPPTTQLPSRLFHSIICYFYASSEPQTLESLCRCLVSILTNVDGPTRNQMLIEATRNSDINFMMCLIYYGANINCTVDGETPLLISCKNRNTTQVVRLITMVTHLHEMGLWRMRIENMTESLKTAAHNEDQVIIEALLWYLVYRDRNKTAEWSRLGLETLPLSWLDNCLLQTNNEITNTNALIQIKNSFCFKIAEEIYKRKPKAEPNECNHENIEQIPSYPISQLLTLLRSQTLRDESTELGCDLDGEEITEVCLQCRNLLPYREMLKLSFDEENMTEDRNHINEKKCTCKRSTLYGVAIGPIEEIHLSHNRLVSIDGFVKLSRDKISMLTQSVKRINLLNNQLREFPFDLSQVFLNLVDLNLSKNKLANFPFSVLFSCSSLRTLDVSNNNINDDIIDANFSTIEILNIENSMTSDELSHHEHQLTTLKLNDNKLSNFPQWIFMLLPCLQYLDLKRNSIQKLKFTETTNKPLRQLNHLNINGNQIYVLPSSFLQTFPSIQHLDVSQNKLTHAEEQTTSDVTTLKYADLSENYLENFPEFLEHQTRLQTLIFSQNNLSERFSSLVWSAKRLSWLDVSHNNVVDVTMAIKSINSQWASTLRVLKLSNNQITVLPPVIGNLNKLEILDVSHNQLINLPNELGQLSSTLTQLSIEGNPLNLDSAILKGSTRDLCGFLFARLKRSVPNVRVKLMLIGDPRAGKTTLLQSLMRGRGRKRSVTIGSYSVGIGDKEPPVLATVGVDVNEWKLKHGNKLYSVSAWDFAGQEDFYATHPCFLSERAMYVAVYDASKSVEQLRTLKPWLAAIHARASHCPVLIIGTHADLINKENKQDMVRSLNEELNMMSGCKWFPQGARKNNSLLHEVLDVRESGQEVTRIKGVIFDVITEAVVKGHTLVGNMVPSSYVELQNLLKIEAGKRENFPVISFTELADIVHGCHSNIGFENGAELMLAVRYLHQTGALLHFNDPRSRLCDYFFVKPSWLCQMLAQIVTMKEHKSYKLQPFVDENGILSKNLFSQHFLKQVGSEEHKSFLPRLFRLLEHFEVVLWQGGDSYLVPSQLPTTKPSINLPITEPSHKVIRYFSMVYVPMGFWSRLIGRLLAFADTILGGVVVKKSGARSHESKVPCIVTTWKEGIYMQWDKHGHETPFVLAQMGSKEFDETIGGKNTTSSKGSSLTFEYVNSSYYDATKEGIEVIVSHQRCGKVLLGQLVDHISSLMQEWYPGLLDIDPRGCSLFQQFAPCPGCVRGLGSSPEAGKEDTEKSVHAFCINNVAESITSHGRTRHISVNSNYEITIKDNQVMVQCPNHDHLVNSSSFAPEINLDDYDDSLKLDVGLLTFEANTQSLLGDGGFGAVYQAIYDGRNIAAKTFHLSASTLPYIMLRNELTILGQNRHPSIVSLVGFVPPATTSMLQPLLGMEYASLGSLGNLLRDITRLDAKTRKKALSRQLRHRILFEIADGLSFLHSRHIIYRDLKPDNVLLVSLNPDHPTVTTITDYGISTLASPTGIPGASGSPGYSAPEVVTLKVEGNKRDIELFPYSVKCDIYSFGLLMHEVAVGRSPWVDYVSEERVSQMGTSLMPSLPDEIVMQGILPSPISSYSGSLVWPYAQQLVTECLRRNPDTRPSSDQLKQVFSNIQSCALKMVHSLHKPFVSCTVTTGSSRSNNLYDDNLLEIFYVETTPSSGKSSSTIHRNTINVDRGKVLSEKVETEFSTNVISMVVVPGHMVGLESNPIFVGATKEGEILVCSNDSVIKKKPLKHAITCLMLHQPYQGKMGSPVFLLVGTAEASVVVYSIKQFLNPKDPHPLHESNTTCQSYSPVNQTPLHSQLLNPKDPHPLHELNLAQLTKLSPVSSIVSSRNEIVFVACANQVVSLAVSASGQPTIQATKVVGHMNSIEMSYLALGRNNLYAATLGGSIVYWPLGGGMSKTSFDFKKVVSQMVDCDPAIMIVTSLFVDNLRASLWVGTSTGHVIVFAEPSRPDDIIIPTTVLHRHMGSVYNIQICKNPLDDCDVIICCGTGIRPIAEDWENHRNKKSEIKSTGNFNADVIYNTTSYVTIWVPEVLELTQSLKNAIKKRNDL from the exons ATGGATGAAGTATTAAGAATATTACACAACCCTAATGAAGTTCAGGAGATTGTCACAGCATGTAATGCAGCTATCAG CATTATTCAAGACACGGcaaaaaggttgaaaaatcCTTCAAGGAAAAACTCAAAGAG ATTTGACGAGCACCAAACAGCCAATTGCTTCATGGTCGTCTTTCTTTCAAACTTCTCCAACCAACCGATCATCATCTCAATCACCGACGCATTCGTTCAACTGGTCAACGCATTTCCTAAGCTTAAGTCTAAGATTGGAGAAAAAG GTTTATTCTTTAACTTGATGGAACTAAGCCAACAAAACCAAAGTCAACCTGACAACTCCTTCCTCCTGTGTGCTCTACAACTGGCTGTAGCTTTAACTGAGGGTTGTACCAGCAATCTTAAGTATTGCATGGAAGCCGGCATCATTAGTTTGGTGCCTTTAACTTTTCAG ACATCCAGCAGCAGCAAGAACGAAGTAAATCTTTGCATTCAACTTTTGGCAATTCTTCTTACTGAACCCAATG ACTCCATTCAAGAAGACGATATTGACAAATACAGGAACATCTGGTTGAACCAAATATGCCACGACAAAGTAGATGGGAACCCAATATCTGGTTGTATATTGGATGCTATGAACAGGTTCCTATTAGATGGGGTGGAACTACAGCTTAATGGAATCAGAGTGTTGATGGAGTTTGTTAATTTGG ATGGCAGCATGGAGCAGTTACGAGACCACGGCACATTAGACACGACGTTGCACGCATGTTGTCAATACGAGGatgatgtttctatgttagAACATGGTTTCCAACTTATGAGGATTCTTATGCTGTGTGTTAC tgAAACTGAAATAGAGCCTCGATTGGAGACGATGTTCCATCTTATATCGTCAACATTGGAGAAACATCTAAATTCGTCCTCTGTGATGGAACAATTAGTGCTTGTGTTGATG CACTGCCTCAACATATCTCTCCCACCCCCTACTACACAACTACCCTCGCGATTATTCCATTCtattatttgttatttctatgcgAGCAGTGAACCACAGACACTGGAAAGTTTATGCCGTTGTTTGGTTTCTATTCTCACTAATGTTGATGGCCCCACCAG GAACCAAATGTTAATAGAAGCCACAAGAAACAGTGATATTAATTTCATGATGTGTTTGATTTACTATGGAGCTAATATCAACTGTACTGTGGATGGGGAAACCCCTTTGTTGATATCATGCAAGAATAGAAATACAACGCAG GTAGTCCGTTTAATCACCATGGTAACCCATCTACATGAGATGGGATTATGGAGAATGAGAATCGAAAATATGACGGAAAGTTTGAAAACTGCAGCTCATAATGAAGACCAGGTTATAATAGAGGCTTTGCTATG GTACCTAGTGTACAGGGATAGGAATAAGACAGCAGAATGGAGCAGGCTGGGGTTGGAGACGTTGCCTTTATCTTGGTTGGATAATTGTTTACTACAG aCCAACAATGAAATCACAAACACAAATGCTTTGATCCAAATAAAGAATTCGTTCTGCTTCAAAATTGCAGaagaaatttacaaaagaaaacCAAAAGCAG AACCAAATGAATGCAACCATGAGAACATAGAACAAATACCAAG TTACCCGATCTCCCAGTTATTAACCTTGTTACGCTCCCAAACTTTGAGAGATGAATCTACAGAACTTGGTTG TGACCTAGACGGGGAGGAAATAACTGAAGTGTGCCTCCAGTGTCGGAACTTGCTTCCATATCGTGAAATGTTGAAACTTTCATTTGACGAGGAAAACATGACAGAagatagaaatcatataaatgaGAAGAAATGCACTTGCAAGCGTTCGACTTTGTATGGGGTTGCTATTGGGCCTATTGAG GAGATCCATCTTTCCCACAACCGTCTCGTATCCATTGACGGTTTCGTTAAATTATCCAGAGATAAGATATCTATGCTGACGCAATCAGTCAAGCGAATCAATCTACTAAATAATCAACTTAGGGAGTTCCCCTTCGATCTTAGCCag GTGTTTTTGAACCTTGTTGATTTGAATTTATCCAAGAACAAGTTGGCGAATTTTCCTTTTTCCGTTTTATTTTCGTGCTCGTCACTCCGAACACTCGATGTCAGTAACAACAATAtcaatgatgacatcatagacgCTAATTTCTCaaccatagaaatcttaaatattgaaaactcGATG ACTTCAGATGAGCTTTCCCACCACGAGCACCAACTTACAACATTAAAGTTAAACGATAACAAATTATCCAACTTTCCACAATGGATATTCATGTTACTACCATGCTTGCAGTATCTGGATTTGAAAAGGAATTCGATTCAAAAGTTAAAGTTTACAG aaacaacaaataaaccaTTGAGGCAACTCAACCATCTAAACATCAATGGAAACCAGATTTATGTTCTACCTTCAAGTTTTCTTCAAACTTTTCCGTCAATACAACATCTGGATGTTTCACAA AATAAGCTGACTCATGCTGAAGAACAAACCACCAGTGATGTCACAACACTCAAATATGCTGACCTAAGCGAAAATTATTTGGAAAATTTCCCAGAATTTCTTGAACATCAGACCAGGCTTCAG ACCCTAATTTTCTCCCAAAACAATCTAAGCGAGCGTTTTAGTTCCCTCGTGTGGTCAGCAAAACGGTTGTCGTGGTTAGATGTATCCCATAATAATGTGGTTGACGTAACCATGGCAATCAAGTCAATCAACAGCCAGTGGGCTTCTACTTTAAGAGTTCTTAAACTTTCAAACAATCAAATTACAGTGTTGCCGCCAGTTATTGGGAATCTTAACAAGCTTGAG ATCCTTGATGTGAGTCACAACCAGCTTATCAACTTACCAAATGAACTGGGCCAGCTCTCATCTACTCTAACCCAACTTAGTATTGAAGGAAATCCACTTAACTTGGACTCTGCAATACTTAAAg GTTCCACTCGTGACTTATGTGGTTTCCTTTTTGCTCGACTGAAACGATCGGTTCCAAACGTCAGAGTCAAACTGATGTTAATCGGAGATCCCAGGGCAGGGAAGACGACCCTCCTTCAATCCTTAATGCGAGGGAGGGGTCGTAAGCGTTCCGTGACAATCGGATCCTACTCGGTTGGCATCGGCGACAAGGAGCCACCGGTTTTAGCAACGGTTGGCGTGGACGTGAACGAGTGGAAACTTAAGCATGGAAACAA GTTATACAGTGTAAGCGCTTGGGACTTTGCCGGCCAAGAAGATTTCTATGCAACTCATCCGTGCTTCTTATCGGAGCGTGCGATGTATGTCGCTGTATACGACGCTTCAAAGTCAGTTGAACAATTACGTACTTTGAAACCATGGTTGGCAGCCATACACGCGCGTGCATCTCATTGCCCTGTGTTGATTATTGGGACACATGCGGATCTCATTAATAA GGAGAACAAGCAAGACATGGTGAGGAGCTTGAATGAAGAGCTGAACATGATGTCCGGATGCAAGTGGTTTCCACAGGGAGCGAGGAAGAACAATTCCCTCCTCCATGAAGTCCTGGATGTGAGGGAGAGCGGGCAAGAGGTTACGAGAATAAAAGGGGTTATCTTTGATGTCATAACag AAGCCGTGGTGAAAGGGCACACTCTAGTGGGGAATATGGTGCCGTCAAGTTACGTAGAACTCCAGAACTTGTTAAAAATTGAAGCCGGAAAGAGAGAAAACTTTCCAGTGATTAG TTTCACTGAACTTGCGGACATCGTACACGGTTGCCATAGCAACATTGGGTTCGAAAACGGAGCCGAACTCATGCTCGCTGTTCGTTATCTCCACCAGACGGGGGCGCTGTTGCATTTCAACGACCCGCGGTCGAGACTTTGTGATTATTTCTTCGTGAAGCCTTCGTGGTTGTGCCAGATGCTCGCACAG ATAGTCACAATGAAAGAACACAAATCGTACAAGCTCCAACCCTTTGTGGACGAAAACGGAATTTTGAGCAAAAATCTTTTCTCCCAACATTTCTTAAAACag GTTGGCAGTGAAGAGCACAAATCATTCCTCCCCAGATTATTTAGATTATTGGAACATTTTGAGGTAGTTTTATGGCAGGGTGGGGATTCGTACCTTGTACCCTCTCAACTACCAACTACTAAACCTTCAATAAATCTCCCAATAACAGAACCAAGCCATAAAGTTATAAG ATATTTTTCGATGGTGTACGTCCCTATGGGTTTCTGGTCTCGCTTGATTGGTCGATTGCTTGCGTTCGCCGACACCATATTAGGAGgtgttgttgttaaaaaatctGGTGCTAGATCCCATGAGAGCAAGGTACCTTGTATTGTAACCACATGGAAGGAGGGCATATACATGCAATGGGATAAACATGGCCACGAGACTCCATTCGTCCTTGCTCAGATGGGATCTAAGGAGTTTGATGAAACTATTGGAGGGAAAAATACGACGTCGTCAAAAGG tTCCTCCTTAACATTCGAATACGTGAATTCTTCGTATTATGATGCAACAAAGGAAGGGATAGAAGTCATTGTTTCTCATCAAAGATGCGGAAAA GTATTACTGGGTCAGTTGGTCGACCACATCAGTAGTTTGATGCAGGAATGGTACCCAGGGTTGCTGGATATCGACCCCAGGGGCTGCTCGTTGTTCCAGCAGTTCGCCCCATGCCCAGGGTGTGTACGGGGGCTGGGGAGTTCCCCTGAAGCGGGAAAGGAAGATACAGAAAAGTCTGTTCATGCGTTTTGCATTAATAACGTGGCTGAATCTATAAC ATCCCATGGACGTACCAGACATATATCTGTCAATAGTAATTATGAGATAACTATAAAGGATAACCAAGTAATGGTTCAATGTCCAAACCATGATCATCTCGTCAATTCTTCTTCATTTGCCCCAGAGATTAATCTAGATG ATTATGACGACTCTTTAAAGTTGGACGTTGGATTATTAACATTTGAAGCGAACACACAGTCACTGTTGGGGGACGGAGGGTTCGGGGCCGTGTACCAAGCTATCTATGATGGGAGAAATATCGCTGCAAAGACTTTTCATTTATCGGCGTCTACTCTGCCTTATATTATGCTGAGAAAT gaaTTGACAATTCTAGGTCAAAACCGTCACCCAAGTATCGTGTCACTTGTCGGCTTTGTGCCACCTGCCACGACAAGCATGTTACAACCCCTCCTTGGCATGGAATATGCGTCACTTGGTTCCCTCGGCAACCTGCTACGTGACATCACACGGCTGGATGCAAAAACGAGGAAAAAAGCGCTGAGTCGCCAACTACGACACAG gatTTTATTCGAAATCGCTGATGGTTTAAGTTTCCTTCATTCTCGACACATCATCTATAGAGATCTTAAACCTGACAACGTTCTTCTCGTTTCGTTAAACCCTGACCACCCAACCGTGACCACCATAACCGACTACGGGATATCCACTCTAGCGTCACCTACTGGAATACCTGGAGCAAGTGGAAGCCCAGGTTATTCGGCTCCAGAAGTCGTGACTTTGAAAGTGGAAG GCAACAAGCGCGACATTGAGTTGTTCCCGTACTCGGTGAAGTGCGACATTTACTCGTTCGGGTTACTGATGCATGAAGTCGCGGTCGGTCGATCCCCGTGGGTTGATTACGTCAGCGAGGAACGGGTATCACAGATGGGGACTTCCCTCATGCCAAGCTTGCCTGATGAAATAGTAATGCAG GGGATTCTCCCTTCTCCGATATCGAGTTACTCTGGCTCCCTTGTGTGGCCGTACGCACAACAATTAGTAACGGAATGTTTACGAAGAAATCCTGACACTCGGCCGTCATCTGATCAACTTAAACAAGTTTTCTCAAACATTCAATCGTGTGCGCTAAA GATGGTCCATTCCTTGCACAAGCCTTTTGTTTCATGCACGGTTACTACAG GATCAAGTAGAAGCAACAATTTGTATGATGACAACTTGCTTGAG ATATTTTACGTTGAAACCACCCCATCAAGTGGTAAATCTAGTTCCACAATCCATAGAAACACTATAAACGTCGATCGAGGAAAAGTCTTGAGTGAAAAAGTCGAAACTGAATTTTCAAcgaatgttatttctatggttGTTGTACCTGGCCACATGGTGGGACTAGAGAGCAACCCAATATTTGTGGGGGCAACCAAAGAG GGTGAAATTCTAGTTTGTTCCAATGATTCTGTCATAAAGAAGAAACCGCTGAAGCATGCAATCACATGTTTAATGTTACATCAACCGTATCAAG gGAAAATGGGATCCCCTGTTTTTCTATTGGTTGGCACAGCTGAAGcttctgttgttgtttattccaTTAAGCAG TTTTTAAACCCGAAGGACCCTCACCCCCTCCATGAATCAAAcaccacctgtcaatcatattcacctgtcaatcaaaccccTTTACATTCACAGTTACTAAACCCGAAGGACCCTCACCCCCTCCATGAATTAAACCTCGCCCAACTGACCAAGCTATCTCCGGTTTCTTCCATCGTTTCATCGAGGaatgaaattgtttttgtCGCATGCGCGAACCAAGTTGTGTCGTTGGCCGTATCAGCTTCAG GCCAACCCACCATTCAAGCTACCAAGGTAGTCGGCCATATGAATTCCATAGAAATGTCATATCTCGCACTCGGACGTAACAACTTGTATGCTGCAACACTAGGTGGCAGTATAGTATACTGGCCACTAGGTGGGGGAATGTCGAAAACGAGTTTCGATTTCAAGAAAGTCGTGTCACAG atggTTGATTGTGATCCTGCAATaatgattgtgacatcattattCGTTGATAATCTCCGAGCCTCACTTTGGGTTGGAACATCCACAGGTCATGTAATCGTGTTCGCTGAACCGTCACGACccgatgacatcataatacccACCACTGTCCTACATCGACATATGGGAtctgtttataatatacaaatatgcaAAA acCCTTTagatgattgtgatgtcataatatgttGCGGAACCGGCATTCGACCAATTGCAGAAGATTGGGAAaatcatagaaataaaaaatcagaaatt aAATCTACAGGAAATTTCAACGCGGATGTTATATACAACACGACGAGTTATGTCACAATTTGGGTTCCTGAGGTTTTGGAACTAACTCAATCCTTGAAAAATGCTATTAAGAAGAGAAATGATTTATGA